From the Streptomyces sp. KMM 9044 genome, one window contains:
- a CDS encoding CTP synthase, translating into MPKSTTTKHIFVTGGVASSLGKGLTASSLGMLLKARGLRVVMQKLDPYLNVDPGTMNPFQHGEVFVTNDGAETDLDIGHYERFLDRDLDGSANVTTGQVYSTVIAKERRGEYLGDTVQVIPHITNEIKHRIRRMATDEVDVVITEVGGTVGDIESLPFLETVRQVRHEVGRDNVFVVHISLLPYIGPSGELKTKPTQHSVAALRNIGIQPDAIVLRCDREVPTAIKRKISLMCDVDEAAVVACPDARSIYDIPKVVHTEGLDAYVVRKLDLPFRDVDWTTWDDLLDRVHKPDHEITLALVGKYIDLPDAYLSVTEALRAGGFANRARVKIKWVTSDDCKTAAGAQAQLGDVDAICIPGGFGDRGVLGKVGAIRYARENRLPLLGLCLGLQCIVIDAARNLAGISDANSTEFDPATSHPVISTMAEQLDIVAGDGDMGGTMRLGMYPAKLAEGSIVREVYDGKEYVEERHRHRYEVNNAYRAELEKKAGIVFSGTSPDGKLVEYVEYPREVHPYLVATQAHPELRSRPTRPHPLFAGLVKAAVERKISK; encoded by the coding sequence ATGCCAAAATCCACGACGACCAAGCACATCTTCGTCACCGGGGGTGTCGCCTCCTCGCTCGGCAAGGGGCTGACGGCCTCCAGCCTCGGCATGTTGCTCAAGGCCCGCGGTCTGCGCGTCGTCATGCAGAAGCTCGACCCGTATCTCAACGTCGACCCCGGCACGATGAACCCCTTCCAGCACGGCGAGGTCTTCGTCACCAACGACGGCGCCGAGACCGACCTGGACATCGGGCACTACGAACGCTTCCTCGACCGTGACCTGGACGGCTCCGCCAACGTCACCACGGGCCAGGTCTACTCCACAGTGATCGCCAAGGAGCGGCGCGGCGAATACCTGGGCGACACCGTGCAGGTCATCCCGCACATCACCAACGAGATCAAGCACCGCATCCGCCGCATGGCGACGGACGAGGTCGACGTCGTGATCACCGAGGTCGGCGGCACGGTCGGCGACATCGAGTCGCTGCCGTTCCTGGAGACCGTCCGCCAGGTACGGCACGAGGTCGGCCGCGACAACGTGTTCGTCGTCCATATCTCGCTCCTGCCCTACATCGGTCCCTCGGGCGAGCTGAAGACGAAGCCCACCCAGCACTCGGTTGCGGCGCTGCGCAACATCGGTATCCAGCCGGACGCGATCGTGCTGCGCTGCGACCGCGAGGTGCCGACCGCGATCAAGCGGAAGATCTCGCTGATGTGCGACGTCGACGAGGCCGCCGTGGTCGCCTGTCCCGACGCCCGCTCGATCTACGACATCCCGAAGGTCGTGCACACCGAGGGCCTGGACGCCTACGTCGTGCGCAAGCTGGACCTGCCCTTCCGGGACGTGGACTGGACGACCTGGGACGACCTGCTCGACCGGGTCCACAAGCCCGACCACGAGATCACCCTCGCCCTGGTCGGCAAGTACATCGACCTGCCCGACGCCTACCTCTCGGTCACCGAGGCACTGCGCGCGGGCGGCTTCGCCAACCGGGCCCGGGTGAAGATCAAATGGGTCACCTCCGACGACTGCAAGACCGCGGCCGGCGCCCAGGCGCAGCTCGGTGACGTCGACGCCATCTGCATCCCCGGCGGCTTCGGGGACCGCGGGGTGCTCGGCAAGGTCGGCGCGATCCGCTACGCGCGCGAGAACCGGCTTCCGCTGCTCGGTCTCTGTCTCGGCCTGCAGTGCATCGTGATCGACGCGGCCCGCAACCTCGCGGGCATCTCCGACGCCAACTCCACCGAGTTCGACCCGGCCACCTCCCACCCGGTCATCTCCACCATGGCCGAACAGCTCGACATCGTCGCCGGTGACGGCGACATGGGCGGCACGATGCGGCTCGGCATGTACCCGGCCAAACTGGCCGAGGGCTCGATCGTGCGCGAGGTGTACGACGGCAAGGAATACGTCGAGGAGCGCCACCGGCACCGTTACGAGGTGAACAACGCCTACCGCGCGGAGCTGGAGAAGAAGGCCGGCATCGTCTTCTCCGGCACCTCCCCGGACGGCAAGCTCGTCGAGTACGTCGAGTACCCGCGCGAGGTCCACCCGTACCTGGTCGCGACCCAGGCGCACCCGGAGCTGCGCTCGCGTCCGACGCGTCCGCACCCGCTGTTCGCGGGCCTCGTCAAGGCCGCGGTCGAGCGGAAGATCTCGAAGTAA
- a CDS encoding NUDIX domain-containing protein has product MTGTTIKDTPEEWEVRATRTPFVGNKTSVRTDDVVMPDGTVAHRDYQVHPGSVAVLALDDADRALVLRQYRHPVRHKLWEIPAGLLDVPGENPLHAAQRELYEEAHVKAEDWRVLTDVYTTAGGCDEAVRIFLARGLSEAEGDRFEVEDEEADMELARVPVADLVRGVLAGELHNNCLVVGVLSLVAARDQDGLDTLRPAEAPWPARPFDA; this is encoded by the coding sequence ATGACCGGAACGACCATCAAGGACACACCGGAGGAGTGGGAGGTCCGGGCGACCAGGACGCCCTTCGTCGGCAACAAGACCTCCGTGCGCACCGACGACGTGGTCATGCCCGACGGGACCGTGGCCCACCGCGACTACCAGGTCCACCCCGGGTCCGTCGCCGTCCTGGCCCTCGACGACGCCGACCGCGCCCTGGTGCTGCGCCAATACCGTCACCCCGTGCGCCACAAGTTGTGGGAGATCCCGGCCGGCCTGCTCGACGTCCCCGGCGAGAACCCGCTGCACGCCGCCCAGCGGGAGCTGTACGAGGAGGCGCACGTCAAGGCCGAGGACTGGCGGGTGCTGACCGACGTCTACACCACCGCCGGCGGCTGCGACGAGGCCGTACGGATCTTCCTGGCCCGGGGGCTGTCCGAGGCCGAGGGCGACCGCTTCGAGGTGGAGGACGAAGAGGCGGACATGGAACTGGCCCGGGTGCCCGTCGCGGACCTGGTCCGCGGGGTGCTGGCCGGTGAACTGCACAACAACTGCCTGGTGGTGGGCGTGCTTTCGCTCGTCGCCGCGCGGGACCAGGACGGACTCGACACGCTGCGTCCGGCCGAGGCGCCGTGGCCTGCCCGCCCCTTCGACGCCTGA